The region AACTTTCTTCAAACCCTTCATGTCAGTTGTTTCAACTCTGCATTAAAAGTAAAATATCAGAAAATTTATGTGTTAGTACTTTATATAACCAGAATACAAGCCTTTAACATGTACATAAGAATGTAAACAAGAAGACTTGCAAGAATGAACCTTTATCATTTTTTAGTATTTCCCAACCACCCCCTTACCCATAGAATAAAGAAAGGTACAGCTCACATGCAAGTCAATTAAGCACAGATTTCCAAATGGCATTTGTGATATCACAAAGAAAATTGCTAGATAACATTGCAACTAGAAAAACAAAATGAATATCCGGATCCTATAGCCCAACAAACAATGAACGAGAACAGCAACAAAAGCCTTTTTTCACTAGATAAAGTCAGCTATATGGACCAAACAACATCATAATATCATATTGTAAATCATTTCAAATGACAaaccattcaaatcaaaatctTCCTTAACAGTTTGGCCTGTAGTTTTTCTAGATCTCCATTATCCTCTAACCATTGCATTACTGGAGCTTCTATAGAACTTCTCTACACATATCTAAACGATCTAAGATGAGATTTTACCATCTAATCCACAAGATGTAATCCCTGATTTTCTCTCTAATGCATTCTTTCATAACTTATCCTACCTTATATTGTGTGTGCACTCCTTCATTAATTGGTTGAATAAACATAGAGAAATGACAGACAAAATAAGGGgaacaaacaaataaactgcAAAACGTAACGGGGGTGCTAATTCTGTCTTTCACagcaaaagaaacttaaagtgGTAGAAACTTACGTTGTACCATACAGCGTAATCTTCTGAACTTTTGTGATCTCAGAACCTGTCTGGTTATCCTCAATAAAAATTGTCAAGCTGTTCAAGTAATTAACACAAATTAGCAGCTATTCCCTCCAAGAGAATGATAAAAATGAAGGCTTCTTCAGAAATGAGGAACAACCAAAAACAACATACCTACGAACATTTTGGAATTTGACATACTTTAGAGGTACCGGTTTCCCCTGTCAGAAAACAAATAAGAAAATTGTAATTGAAGTTATTCCAAAGATATTAGAAAAGGATATCATCATGTGGACTTGGGAGAAGAGTCATATAATAACTACCTTGAGGTTATCTGGGGACAAATCTGCCACATCACTTGGAGGAAAGTCATTGACATTACTGTAATTTCATGAATCAACAATCAGCAACTAATTAAATCATAAGAGTATAAGACACAAGTGCTATGACAAACAAACGATTTTGGCAAAAATATACCTAAATCCCATGTGTTCCTTGTTAGAAAAGAGCTTCACAGTCTTGGGGCCTAAAATACAATATAGAAATCCAATTACAATTTACAATCATGTCACCAAGGGGAAAAAAAATGTGCAGTAGCAAATTAGTACAGATAATATATATAAAGTTATAAactgaattaaattaaattaaaatatcttAGAACATCTTGATGTCATCTTAGATGATCTCTTATTCTTTATATCCATGATTTGTTTCCTTAATCAATTAGGATAAAGAGCCTAGAGTTATTATAAGTAGTGGCTAATGTTTTGTATTTtctatcatatatatatatatatatatcatatcataatagtaaaaaaattgtttctttctcttctctcctCCGTTAACTAAAACCTTATAGCTTCAACATGATATCAGAGCAATACAATCCTCCACGAACTGTCCCACTACTGTTTTGCTGCCAAGTTCCCTAATTGTAACAATGACAGTATCTCTAGATTCATTTTCTTCTTGTCAGCCATCCATAAATTCCTATCATTGTTTCTCTCCCAAGTTCTCTCTTTATTGGTGACTTTTTTTGTCACCTCCATCAAGACACCTTTGCCGAGCCTTAGTCACCGTGAAATTCTCCGGCTTGAATCTCTTCGACCATAGTTGCCGCTGTGGCATCTCTAGTTTCCTCTATCCTCTAGCATGTAGTCCTTTATTCAGACAGTTTTCCTGCCAATGCCACCAATATTGGAATTTTTTTCAACCGAATCCACCAACATCAGACTTGTCACGAGCCAATCTACATACTCCTGAAACTTTCATAAGAGCCAACAAGCCATGTGCACACACACGCTCTTTCTGATGAAATTTTATTCAAGGTGCTACTCATCCTGCGTGCACCACCTCCACCATGGGTAGTGGCTCGCTTGACCACATCTTTGACCACCACTTCACCTCCTAGGTTGCCTACAAGTGCCCTCCGTGGGGCTGCCCTTGGTTTTTTGATCTGAAATGTTTGGATGCTTCTCATTAAAAACCACATCTTCCATGTACTGTTTCAGTGTTTTTTCTGCCTTCCGATTGGCTATACCCATTGTGACCTATTGGCCCCATTTGAGTTACACCACTGTCCTCTATAAGGATGTGCACTTCTTTCTTTAGTTCAACCTCTGTTTAAATGTGTCTCCTAGCAACAACACTTGCTCAGGCGTGCCCTTTGGCATTTCCAATGATTGTTTGGAGCCTTTTGTCTCACAAGCTGGCCCCTTCCCATGGCTATTCCAGTGAAACCATCCTACCCCTATGACAATCCCAAAGAAAACAGCCTGACCTTGCCACTATTCCAGCAGTAGTCCTAGAGATTTCAAGAAAGCCCCATGGCTATCCTAGATGCAGTATGGCCTCGCAGAGGTCCCAAGGAAAGCATCCAGATCCCGTAGGTCTACAatctattaattatatattttctaaAGAATATATTTGTAACAAGATCAAACTCAGTAAGCTTTAGCTTGAAGGGGAGTGTTAGATTATATGGAAAAAACTTACAATATCTTGACTTAGGGCATCTTGGATGATCTCTTAGAATCAGTTTCTTTATATTGCATGATATATTTCCTTATTCAATTAGGCGTCTATTAACCATCATGATTTGTTGCTTATTTGATTAGGGTTCGGAGCCTAGCATTAGTATAAGTAAGCGTCCACGCTTAGTCTTTTGTATCAtatatatcatatcatattcAGTATATGTCTCATTctcttctctctcctttcttatCTAAAAGACTACAATATCAAAAACTGAACAATCATGTTTAGCATCTAAACTCTAAATTCAGGCACCAAGATGCAAACAAAAGGAGAGATGTATGTACACAGGCAGGCATCTTACTTGTGCAATCTCTTACAATTTACAAGACTCATAACTGACACTGACACTGTGACTCTAATGGGAAAAAAGTTATAGTTATAAAAATATGAAGGTGATTGGTGTTACCTTCTTCTTCAGGGCCTTTGATAAGAATGGCAGAGAGTTTAATGACTTGAGTGAAAGGAATATAGAGCAAAAGCTGCTCATCAGCATCACTCTCCAGATGCAAACCATCATCTTCTCTATACCCCTGATGTAGTTTatcaattaaataataaataaatacaattaCACAGCTAGCTATTactagaagaaaagaaaaaagccttttgaaaaaaaatgaaaattgaaataaaaaagaacCTGTTTGATAGCATTGGGGAGAGAGTGGGTGGAACTCTGATTGAGGCATTCAACACTAGACCAGTCTATGAAGTCTAAGAGATCAACCTGATCACAAaaatcaaattcaataatcGAAAAGAGTATGTATTGTATGATGAAAGATGAAGTTTGAATCTTACTTGACCCTTTTGAATAGCGCTGGCAGATTCACCGGACATTGCTGCGACTGCGATTTGcgagaagaaaagagagagaatgaatgaAATATCAATGTTCCAAACACAAACCCACCTCGGAATCTAAGGTTGCGCTGAAAAAACCAAACCTCCAAGGTAAAACGACGACGTTAGATACCACAGTTTGCAAGTTGCAATAAATCAATCAATTTCATCTAATAAAATTCAACAgctattttaaaagataaaaacaGAATGAATATaatcttttaaatttatatatcagatttagtttcaaaaaatataattatatcaGATTTCGAATGTGGTTctaaaaatcaattaaatccaatcaaaaaaatctaaatctaaactcttttttttttaaattaaatctaAACTCTTATACATTTATAAATTACTGTACATCTTATATggacttgtaaaaaaaaatatttttaataaatatttgagtaaaataaattttttggtTACCGTGAAAACTTAAGCGTGCAATATCATTCCATAGATTTTTAGCTTTTAAAGtgagaaatgaaaattttgttATGTCTTGATAATTCAGTTCACTGATGACACCTTATTCATAgggaatgttttttttttataagccaaataatatattgaaatgaagtacaaggggtacttcaacccaatacaaagaagatgagaaaagaaaatacaGCTAAATTACAAATTGACAAACCAACCTAGAACATGATATCACAATAGACTCCCAGGAAGAccccaaaataaaaaaacactgGTACAAGCAGACACAGTATGGTCATATATAAGGCCAGCTCAATAAGTCCAATTCCAGCAATCCTCCACTTGAACTCATCTTGCCCTTCTTCTCCTTAGAATGACCAAATGCACATGGCCGGATTATGTTGCCACTCGAACCAAGAATAATTGAACCCGTCAGCTTTTGCTTTCAGCCACTTCCAGGCTTTCAGTTGTGCCAATTCCAAAATTTGACCACTGTCAAATTCTGCCCCATTAAAAATCGCTTTGTTTCGGGCGAGCCAAATAGTCTACATAATCGCCATCCAAATTACATACTCTTCATATCGTTGTACTTTGTTGGCCCCAATGTTGGAGAATTGCATCAGGTGATCCCGTAGTGTAGGCAGCACTGATGACACCATGCCAAGCCAGTTGGAGCATGCATACCAGGTGGGACATGTTGCCTCACATAAGAGAAATAGATGATTGATAGACTCCTCCTCCAGCCCACATAAGGGGCACAAGGATTCATCCCCGCTCCCTATAACCTGCCTCTTTCGAAGATTATCCCTTGTTTGCAACCTGTCCCTCAGCAATCGCCAAATAAAAGCTCGAATATTTGATGGGACCAAAACTGACCACACCAGTTTAAATACTGGGTCAGCCTCCTCCAAGCTTTGTGCCtgcaaaaataaataagaagagTTAGCTGTATAAATCCCTTTTCCATCATGCCTCCAACTCCACCTATCAACCTTATTTTCCACTAGTTGCACAGTTCCGACCTCCCTCCCCATTTCCTCTAACCAACCCTCCTCACGTCCCCTCAACCGCCTCCTCCACTTAAAATCCCAGCTCCACGCCCCATCCCTCCACTGACCCATCTTGCTAATGCATTCACGTTTTTGGCAAGAAAGATTATACAGTCTATGGAACCTAGACTCAAGGGGGCCCATTCCAAGCCAATTCTCTGACCAAAATTTCGTTGCATCCCCACCCAAAATACTTTTCTGCAAGCCTGATTCAAACCAATTCCAACCCTCATTGATGCAATTATTTTTCATGTCCCTCCACCAGGGGGAGTCCCCATATTTTTCCCCTCTTGCCTTTATAACCCTACACCACAGACTCTCCTGTTCAGTAAGGAACCTCCATTTCCACTTACCAAGAAGAGATATATTAAATAGGCGCCAATCTTTAATTCCCAAACCACCATGGTCCTTGGGGTTACATACCTCAGACCATTTTACCCATGCTATCTTATTCTCGTGATTCCCACCACCCCACAGAAACCTCCTCATAATTTCAGTGCAGACATTAAGAACACCAACTGGTAGCTTAAAGAAGGAAAGATAAAACAAAGGTAGTGCAGATAATACACTCTGAATGAGGCAAATTCTTCCCCCAAATGAAATATGTTTCTGTTTCCATGTTGATAGTCTCCCCCTAAGCTTCTTGATTACTGGCTCCCACATTGCCAAGCTATTAGACCTTCCCCTACAGGGATGCCTAAATAAATGAATGGGATACTCATAGTTTTGCAGTGGAGTACAACAGCAAATCTACTAATGCAATCATTATCCACCGCCACACCCGACAACTTGCTTTTGTGGAAATTAACTTTTAAGCCAGATATCAGTTCAAAACATCTCAGGACACACTTCATAGTTGTCACATTCTGTAATGATGCTTCCCCAATAAATAATGTGTCATCTGCAAATTGCATCATAGAAACAGTGGGCTCTGCATTCTCCCCAAATGAAAATCCCTAAAACTTGCCCACTTGCACAGCGTTGTTAAACAGACCATTTAATCCTTCTGCCACAATCAAAAAGAGAAACGGGGGGAGTGGGCCTCCTTGACGTAAGCCCTTTTCCATTCTAAACTCCTCACATGGGCTTCCGTTCACCAGTACTGACACTGATGCCGATCCAATACAGCTCATAATCCATTGAATCCATTTTCCAGAAAAGCACATTCTCCTCATCATGTATTCCAGGAAGTCCCAGCTTACTGAGTCATAAGCTTTTTCATAATCCACTTTAAATACCACCGTTggtttttttgctttttttgcCACATCCAACACTTCATTGACTACTATAACACTGTCCAGCATCTGCCTACCACCAAGGAATGCAAACTGAGTATCATGAATCACCCGAGGGAGCACCTGCTTCAGCCTCAAAGCTAATAATTTCGAAACCACCTTATATATACAACCAATCAATGATATTGGTCTAAAATCATTTAGGCTCAACGGCGAGCTAACCTTTGGTATCAACGCTATGAATGAGGCGTTGCTACCTCTAGGCCATGCTCCCCTACTCCAAAAGTCTGCAAGCACTCTCTGGAAGTCCTCCTTCAATAGGTGCCAGAATTTCTgtataaatttgaaattaaatccATCTGGTCCTGGGCTTTTATctcctccacaatcccatacTGCATCTTTTATTTCAGCTTCATCAAATGGGCCTGTTAAGATATCATTATCTCCCTGTAAAAGTGTTCTGAAGGATATACCATCCAATTGCGGGCTCGCCCACTGATTCGCTGCAAATCTTTTTTCAAAAAAGCACTTCACCTCCTGTTTAACTTTTCCCAGATCCTCTTCCCATAGCCCATCCGCCATCAGCCCTACAATGGAATTTGTCCTCCTTCTCCAATTAATTACTGAGTGAAAATACTTTGTGTTCTGGTCACCTTCCTTAAGCCATTGTGATCTTGATTTTTGATACAGTAAGGATTCCTGCAATTTCAGAACCTGCCAAAAATCAGCCATTGCCTCCTTGCGCAAACTATTCTCCTCGACATATAAGCCAAATTGATCATCTTTGTTGTCCAACTCATTTATTCGTGCAACCGCTGCCTCCCTCCTATTCCTCAACTCCCCAAACACCTCCTTATTCCAGCTTTTCAATGTTTGCTTTAGCCCTTTCAACTTCTCTTTGAGTTTGAAGGCACCCCAACCTGTAATTTGCTGCTCCTCCCATGTTTTCTGAACAATGCCGGCAAAGCGAGGATCTTTAAACCAGTTGTTAAGTACTCGGAAAGGTTTCGGGCCCCAATCTTGCTGGCTTGATCTCATCAACACCGCACAGTGATCTGATATGTCTCTATGCAGTCCAAGCTGCGCACAATGCGGCCAATTTGTTAGCCATTCGGGAGAGAGTAGGAAACAGTCAATTCTGCTTTGTGCTTGTCTGTTTGGCCTGTACCAGGTGAACTTCCTTCCCGAAAGAGGGATATCCAGCACCCCCATATCATCTATGAACTTGTTAAATTCTGCCATCTCTCTCCTCTGGGAGCCAGAATTCATAGACACTCCTATGCGTTCCTCCTCTGAACGAACGGAATTGAAATCCCCACACAAGCACCACACTAAAACTGGACAATGCTCCTTCCACTCGACTAAATCCCTCCACATATTCCTTTTCT is a window of Lotus japonicus ecotype B-129 chromosome 5, LjGifu_v1.2 DNA encoding:
- the LOC130720743 gene encoding PITH domain-containing protein At3g04780, with amino-acid sequence MSGESASAIQKGQVDLLDFIDWSSVECLNQSSTHSLPNAIKQGYREDDGLHLESDADEQLLLYIPFTQVIKLSAILIKGPEEEGPKTVKLFSNKEHMGFSNVNDFPPSDVADLSPDNLKGKPVPLKYVKFQNVRSLTIFIEDNQTGSEITKVQKITLYGTTVETTDMKGLKKVEDH